One genomic region from Granulicatella adiacens ATCC 49175 encodes:
- a CDS encoding formate/nitrite transporter family protein translates to MEHTSEFNTKLHKACQKKEALFDESKMRYALRSMFAGAFLTMSTAAGAHAAQIIAGLNPALSRFTFAFIFTWGLVYVVFLNGELATSNMMFLTAGAYQKHIKWSKAIAILFYCTLFNLIGAMFIGALFANSSAFNGINANEFIAKVAELKLSRSNELILLEGILANVFVNVAILSFILIKSEEAKLWIVISAIFMFVYLVNEHVVANFASFSIVKFSPVGNSIDALNWLNIIRHWAVSFVGNWIGGGILIGLAYAFLNRTKTPYVD, encoded by the coding sequence ATGGAACACACGAGTGAGTTCAATACAAAACTGCATAAAGCATGTCAAAAAAAAGAAGCGCTTTTTGATGAAAGCAAAATGCGCTATGCACTGCGTTCAATGTTTGCAGGAGCATTTTTAACAATGAGTACAGCCGCAGGAGCCCATGCGGCACAAATTATAGCTGGATTAAATCCTGCGTTAAGTAGATTTACTTTTGCATTTATCTTCACTTGGGGATTAGTGTATGTTGTATTTTTAAACGGAGAGTTAGCGACTTCGAACATGATGTTCTTAACAGCTGGAGCGTACCAAAAACATATTAAATGGTCTAAAGCAATTGCTATTTTATTCTATTGTACTTTATTTAATTTAATTGGAGCCATGTTTATAGGAGCGTTATTCGCGAATAGTTCAGCATTTAACGGAATCAATGCAAATGAGTTCATTGCAAAAGTTGCTGAATTGAAATTGTCTCGTTCAAACGAACTGATTTTATTGGAAGGTATTTTAGCAAATGTCTTCGTTAACGTAGCGATTCTTTCATTTATCTTAATCAAGAGTGAAGAAGCTAAATTATGGATTGTCATCTCAGCAATCTTCATGTTTGTTTACTTAGTAAATGAACACGTAGTAGCGAATTTTGCATCGTTCTCTATCGTGAAATTCTCACCAGTTGGAAACTCAATTGATGCTTTAAATTGGCTCAATATTATCCGTCATTGGGCAGTATCATTTGTTGGAAACTGGATCGGTGGAGGAATCTTAATTGGCTTAGCTTATGCATTCTTAAACCGTACAAAAACACCTTATGTAGATTAA
- a CDS encoding DUF4430 domain-containing protein, which translates to MKKIIGILTAALLLTACGQAPANTNSTTTSVETTTAVQTTSVTLNITKDGQAIEGSPFTLTFKEGDNLLDVMKAQLKIVEKDGFISSINGVEQVPSEQKYWLFDVNGQMSPVGAKEVLLKAGDVIDWKLNKLQ; encoded by the coding sequence ATGAAAAAGATTATTGGAATTTTAACAGCGGCTTTATTATTAACCGCATGTGGACAAGCCCCTGCAAATACGAACTCAACGACGACAAGTGTTGAAACGACTACAGCAGTCCAAACTACAAGTGTGACTCTCAACATTACAAAAGATGGACAAGCGATTGAAGGAAGCCCGTTTACGCTCACTTTTAAAGAGGGAGATAATCTCTTAGATGTCATGAAGGCACAACTAAAAATCGTTGAAAAAGACGGATTCATCTCTTCTATTAACGGAGTTGAACAAGTTCCATCTGAACAAAAATACTGGTTATTTGATGTAAATGGACAAATGAGTCCTGTTGGTGCAAAAGAAGTTCTCCTCAAAGCTGGAGATGTCATCGACTGGAAATTAAATAAACTTCAATAA
- a CDS encoding ECF transporter S component — protein MKISTQKIAFIAMMSAFCVIGRLGMLAFPNVQPITVVVIWMTLELGWGYGVSISILSILISNLLISMGPWTLYQMISFSIVCLCATLLSPLWKKRARYPKVSFFIFPIFAGLMGYLYGFIISGIWVLSMPGLNFWIYYANGILFDTYHALGNIAFWILLIPIFERLNPFEKLKK, from the coding sequence ATGAAAATCTCGACTCAAAAAATCGCATTTATTGCAATGATGTCGGCTTTTTGCGTGATTGGTAGACTCGGGATGCTTGCCTTCCCGAATGTTCAACCGATTACTGTAGTCGTCATTTGGATGACCTTAGAATTAGGATGGGGATACGGTGTTTCCATCAGTATCCTTTCCATTTTAATATCGAATCTGCTCATTTCAATGGGACCGTGGACTCTTTATCAGATGATCAGTTTTTCAATTGTTTGTCTATGTGCGACCCTACTCTCCCCTTTGTGGAAGAAAAGGGCTCGCTATCCGAAAGTAAGCTTCTTTATTTTCCCGATTTTTGCAGGTTTGATGGGATATTTATACGGATTTATCATCTCGGGGATTTGGGTACTTTCAATGCCTGGTCTGAATTTCTGGATTTATTATGCCAACGGAATTCTATTTGATACTTATCATGCCCTTGGAAACATTGCTTTTTGGATATTACTAATTCCTATCTTTGAACGATTAAATCCATTTGAAAAACTAAAAAAATAA
- a CDS encoding DUF2971 domain-containing protein, translated as MIRLKIILKEDIELYRYLIAKLTFLQTHTHYKVEESYPDSNCFLLLNTLTNKQELVSLLKQPQFSKKNSPVIPLEAQKRIFIQNPNAKVPNGFTVEKADKVFNDALNNNIRLGFLAPEQLIKQCGVEFKEDVTFYFKKAEQKILEEKTYFVKYYGKETVEKNAYQVAEGNVSFSHPKWFNDPFDCNCYYADGNTMMDVFRVFCFTHAYDNILMWSYYANSHEGYALQYSYSSLLDKIQGVTLDGLCVYGEVEYIDQRPKTRSHSNRFSFSNLNFYIQATFAKFKEWSHEREYRFVFILDNQEEEATKREAKEKLSDWVVLPKVDILQGYAGCQAKKIMKDTPYPIRQLKKDIVNYQLKG; from the coding sequence GTGATTCGGTTGAAAATTATCTTAAAAGAAGATATTGAATTGTATCGTTATTTAATTGCTAAATTAACCTTTCTTCAGACACATACTCACTATAAGGTGGAAGAGTCCTATCCAGATAGTAATTGTTTTTTGTTGTTGAATACCTTAACTAATAAACAGGAGCTGGTCTCTCTTTTGAAACAACCACAGTTCTCTAAAAAGAATTCACCCGTTATTCCATTAGAGGCTCAAAAAAGAATCTTCATTCAAAATCCAAACGCAAAAGTTCCGAATGGATTTACTGTAGAAAAGGCGGATAAAGTGTTTAATGACGCATTGAATAACAATATTCGATTGGGATTTTTAGCTCCAGAGCAATTGATTAAACAATGTGGAGTTGAGTTTAAAGAGGACGTAACGTTCTACTTCAAAAAAGCGGAACAGAAGATTTTAGAAGAGAAAACCTATTTTGTAAAATACTACGGGAAAGAAACGGTGGAGAAAAATGCCTATCAGGTGGCAGAAGGCAATGTGTCCTTTAGTCATCCTAAGTGGTTTAATGATCCTTTTGATTGTAACTGTTATTATGCAGATGGGAATACGATGATGGATGTTTTTAGAGTTTTCTGCTTTACGCATGCATACGATAATATATTAATGTGGTCCTATTATGCTAATAGTCATGAAGGCTATGCTTTACAATATTCCTACTCTAGCTTGCTCGATAAAATTCAAGGAGTTACTCTTGATGGGTTATGTGTGTATGGGGAAGTCGAATATATCGATCAAAGGCCCAAAACAAGAAGTCACAGTAATCGATTTTCTTTTTCAAATTTGAATTTCTACATCCAAGCAACCTTCGCCAAATTCAAGGAATGGAGTCACGAGAGAGAGTATCGATTTGTATTTATTCTCGATAACCAGGAAGAGGAGGCTACTAAGAGAGAAGCCAAAGAAAAACTGTCTGATTGGGTCGTTCTTCCTAAAGTGGATATTCTTCAAGGATATGCGGGGTGTCAGGCAAAGAAAATCATGAAAGATACTCCTTACCCAATCCGTCAATTGAAAAAAGATATTGTTAATTATCAACTTAAAGGATAG
- a CDS encoding hemolysin family protein, with translation MTADSDGSSLGVQILIIVLLTALNAFFAAAEIAFVSINQGKMAQRAQEGDKKAIKVMRLLENSDEFLATIQVAITFAGFFSSASAATSFSSRIQPLLGNIPGAEALALVIVTVVLSYLTLVFGELYPKQVALQVAEPIALHTAGIILFVKKISKPFVWILTFSTGLLKRITPIEFSRVEEKLTRSEMKSLLANSRNDGAIDISEFAMMQGVLSLDTKLAREVMVPRTDTLMLDVDDDLAENLETILNCSYSRLPLYEEDKDTVIGVIHVKDVFRAAREQGFDNIDLRALAHEPVFVPSTIFVDDLLVEFRKTRQHLAVLKDEYGGVEGIVTLEDLIEEIVGDIEDEYDIEEKEVVEIDENNSEIDAGMSLDRFNQIYQTSLESDEVDTMAGAIIEKLGYFPDDEEVVKVRFEGYMLQPTEIENDRIRKIHVTKLSEEELEQILAEDAQNDDSVEDDE, from the coding sequence ATGACAGCTGATTCAGATGGGAGTTCGTTGGGAGTCCAGATCTTAATCATTGTATTATTAACTGCATTAAATGCATTTTTTGCTGCAGCGGAGATTGCGTTTGTGTCCATTAATCAAGGAAAAATGGCACAAAGAGCGCAAGAAGGAGACAAAAAAGCGATTAAAGTAATGCGCTTATTAGAGAATTCAGATGAGTTTCTCGCAACGATTCAAGTAGCGATTACATTTGCTGGGTTTTTCTCGAGTGCGTCTGCCGCAACAAGTTTCTCTTCACGAATCCAACCATTATTAGGAAACATTCCTGGAGCAGAAGCGTTAGCATTAGTAATTGTGACGGTTGTTCTATCTTACCTCACTTTAGTGTTTGGGGAATTATATCCAAAACAAGTGGCGTTACAAGTGGCTGAACCCATTGCGTTACATACTGCAGGGATTATTTTGTTTGTCAAAAAGATTTCAAAACCATTCGTATGGATTTTGACGTTCTCAACAGGATTATTAAAACGAATTACACCAATCGAATTTTCGAGGGTGGAGGAAAAATTAACTCGAAGCGAAATGAAGTCTTTACTGGCCAATAGTCGTAACGACGGAGCGATTGATATTTCCGAATTTGCGATGATGCAAGGGGTACTTTCGTTAGATACTAAACTAGCGCGTGAAGTAATGGTGCCTCGTACAGATACATTAATGCTCGATGTGGATGATGACTTAGCGGAGAATTTAGAGACAATCTTGAATTGTTCTTACTCGCGTCTTCCATTATATGAAGAAGATAAAGATACCGTTATCGGTGTGATTCACGTTAAAGATGTTTTCCGAGCAGCCAGAGAGCAAGGATTCGATAATATTGACTTACGTGCCTTGGCGCATGAGCCAGTGTTTGTTCCATCGACGATTTTCGTGGATGATTTATTAGTAGAATTTAGAAAAACACGTCAACATTTGGCGGTATTGAAAGATGAATACGGCGGTGTTGAAGGGATTGTTACATTAGAAGACTTGATTGAAGAAATCGTCGGAGACATTGAAGACGAGTACGATATTGAGGAGAAAGAAGTCGTAGAAATCGATGAAAATAACTCAGAAATTGATGCGGGAATGTCCCTCGATCGTTTCAATCAAATTTATCAAACGTCATTAGAGTCTGATGAGGTGGACACAATGGCGGGTGCGATTATTGAGAAGCTTGGCTACTTCCCAGATGATGAAGAGGTAGTGAAGGTGAGATTCGAAGGGTACATGTTACAACCGACGGAAATCGAGAATGATCGTATTCGTAAAATCCATGTTACTAAGCTTTCTGAAGAAGAACTCGAGCAGATTCTTGCGGAAGATGCCCAGAATGATGACAGCGTTGAAGATGATGAATAA
- the cbpA gene encoding cyclic di-AMP binding protein CbpA → MLLKSLVVPKKNLTVVKESCTLEEAITILEESGYRCVPVLDETETFFRGNIYKMHIYRHKANGGDMSLPVTHLIKNSTKFISVDSSFFKVFFTIKELPYIAVLDKQQRFYGILTHSSLLGMLQESWNVKNGSYVLTIISGGEKGALANISKVINKYASIANVMTIDTEKDKSLRRLLITLPAGVSKDTLQQIVDGLEKKDYSVAEVEDLQNN, encoded by the coding sequence ATGTTATTAAAATCTCTTGTAGTTCCAAAAAAGAATCTAACGGTTGTGAAGGAATCTTGTACGTTAGAAGAAGCCATTACGATTTTAGAAGAATCAGGATATCGTTGTGTACCTGTATTAGATGAAACAGAAACTTTCTTTAGAGGAAACATTTATAAAATGCACATTTATCGCCACAAAGCAAACGGCGGTGATATGAGCCTTCCTGTTACACATCTCATTAAGAATTCTACGAAATTTATTAGTGTAGATAGTTCTTTCTTCAAAGTATTCTTTACCATCAAAGAATTACCTTATATTGCTGTTTTAGATAAACAACAACGCTTCTATGGAATCTTGACACACAGCAGTCTCCTTGGCATGCTTCAAGAATCTTGGAACGTGAAAAATGGTTCTTATGTATTAACGATCATCTCTGGCGGTGAAAAAGGGGCTCTTGCAAATATCTCAAAAGTGATTAACAAATACGCTTCCATCGCAAATGTAATGACTATCGATACTGAAAAAGATAAAAGCTTACGTCGTTTGTTGATTACATTACCAGCAGGTGTTTCAAAAGACACCCTTCAACAAATCGTCGATGGCCTCGAGAAAAAAGACTACTCAGTCGCTGAGGTGGAGGATTTGCAAAACAACTAG
- a CDS encoding copper homeostasis protein CutC: MTIVEVCAGSIEDCLIAQKEGAHRIELNSALFLGGLTPSLGTLKTAIENGVTLPIICMIRPRGAGFCYSQGEFESMMLDAKLLLEAGASGLAFGFLKEDKTIDWNRTKQMIALCQQFHAESVFHKAFDIVPDVYEAIEGLIQLGCTRILTGGQQAKIEEGIPLLKKLQEKYGEKIQLLCGGGVTKENIQYLIQETGIHQIHGSFKMWKIDPTTKNHGMSYAYHEGGDYEQTNELLLKTVMALINR, encoded by the coding sequence ATGACCATTGTAGAAGTATGTGCGGGAAGTATTGAAGACTGCCTCATTGCCCAAAAAGAAGGAGCTCACCGCATTGAATTAAATAGTGCGTTGTTTCTAGGAGGATTAACTCCAAGTTTAGGAACATTGAAAACAGCCATTGAAAATGGAGTGACACTCCCTATCATCTGTATGATTCGCCCGCGCGGAGCAGGTTTTTGTTACTCTCAGGGAGAATTTGAAAGTATGATGTTGGATGCAAAGTTATTATTAGAAGCCGGTGCTAGCGGACTTGCTTTTGGATTTTTGAAAGAAGATAAAACGATCGACTGGAATCGTACAAAACAAATGATTGCTCTATGTCAGCAATTTCATGCAGAAAGTGTATTTCATAAAGCTTTTGATATTGTTCCTGATGTATATGAAGCCATTGAGGGATTAATTCAATTAGGCTGTACCCGAATTTTAACAGGAGGACAACAAGCTAAAATTGAAGAAGGCATCCCTTTACTAAAGAAATTGCAAGAAAAATATGGTGAAAAAATACAGCTCCTTTGTGGGGGTGGTGTGACTAAAGAGAATATTCAATATTTAATCCAAGAAACAGGAATTCATCAAATACACGGTAGTTTTAAAATGTGGAAGATTGATCCAACGACAAAAAATCATGGAATGAGTTATGCCTATCACGAAGGTGGAGACTACGAACAAACGAATGAACTTTTATTAAAAACAGTAATGGCACTTATTAATCGTTAG
- a CDS encoding Sapep family Mn(2+)-dependent dipeptidase, whose translation MNREEWINRLKEVQPMLFDGLRRMVAIPSIRGKEEPDAPFGRGPKQALEEVLKIATELGFHTKNIDDKIGYAEYGENRADGAYYGVFGHVDVMPLGEGWNSPPLSLTLREGKLFGRGTLDNKGPILSNLYALYVLKENGVTFDRPVRIVFGTNEETGFGCVKHYLTKEIPPTFGWTPDCKWPVVYGERGRLKVRVSVPESMVADLYDFANCKLLHTNHRGEELGIAYHDEDFGMMQLRGETFGIEENQHYVEWTMCYPASCTKSDLLNQITAQLPEKATLEVISHWAPVLYDKSSKYVQALQQVYTDVTKSDSIPVTTTGGTYAKIIPNIIAYGPSFPGQRDIAHLPNEWIGVKDLETDTIIYGLALLALSNMKEGMK comes from the coding sequence ATGAATCGAGAAGAGTGGATTAATCGACTAAAAGAAGTACAACCAATGCTTTTTGATGGCTTAAGACGAATGGTGGCGATTCCTAGTATTCGAGGAAAAGAGGAACCCGATGCCCCATTTGGAAGAGGACCTAAACAAGCGCTAGAAGAAGTTTTAAAAATTGCAACAGAATTAGGGTTTCACACTAAAAATATCGATGATAAAATTGGGTATGCCGAATATGGAGAAAATCGTGCAGATGGTGCTTATTATGGGGTTTTTGGTCATGTGGATGTCATGCCTCTTGGGGAAGGATGGAATTCTCCGCCACTTAGTTTAACTCTTCGAGAGGGGAAATTATTTGGAAGAGGAACTTTAGATAACAAAGGGCCCATTTTATCGAATTTATATGCTCTATATGTGTTGAAGGAAAATGGAGTGACCTTTGACCGTCCCGTGCGAATCGTGTTTGGGACGAACGAAGAGACCGGATTTGGATGTGTGAAGCACTATCTCACTAAAGAAATTCCGCCGACGTTTGGGTGGACGCCAGATTGTAAATGGCCCGTTGTATACGGGGAACGTGGAAGATTAAAAGTAAGAGTATCTGTGCCAGAATCAATGGTGGCAGATTTGTATGATTTTGCAAATTGTAAATTATTGCATACAAATCACCGTGGCGAAGAGCTTGGAATTGCCTATCATGATGAAGACTTTGGGATGATGCAACTAAGGGGAGAAACCTTTGGGATAGAAGAAAATCAGCATTATGTTGAATGGACGATGTGTTATCCTGCCAGTTGTACAAAATCGGATTTATTAAACCAAATCACTGCACAACTGCCAGAAAAGGCGACATTAGAGGTCATTTCCCATTGGGCTCCAGTGCTATATGATAAAAGTTCTAAGTATGTCCAAGCGCTTCAGCAGGTATATACTGACGTTACTAAAAGCGATAGCATTCCTGTCACGACCACAGGGGGTACGTATGCAAAAATAATTCCAAATATTATTGCGTATGGGCCAAGCTTCCCAGGTCAAAGAGATATCGCGCATCTTCCAAATGAATGGATAGGGGTCAAAGACTTAGAAACAGATACGATTATTTACGGACTGGCACTCTTAGCGTTATCGAATATGAAAGAAGGTATGAAATGA
- a CDS encoding N(4)-(beta-N-acetylglucosaminyl)-L-asparaginase: MWGMIATWRMALEGIQKVTPILSQEGIAGDAIEGAIKEVEDFPYFKSVGYGGLPNEKMEVELDAAYLDGSRFDFGAVCAIKNFANPISIARELSHYKVNNVLVGQGAQEFARSRHFEEKEMLTDRAKIHYHNRLKDLEQEQLSPYAGHDTVGMVALDTHGDMVAGTSTSGLFMKKPGRVGDSAFIGSGLYVDSTIGGATATGLGEDLMKGVISYEIVRLMKEGLSPQKACEKAVKELDDRLKRTRGEAGDISVVAMNRNGDFGAATNIDNFSFVVATKSLAPTVFRVHPQPDGTMSHELASKEWLESYLEERMKPLEVKE, from the coding sequence ATGTGGGGAATGATTGCAACATGGAGAATGGCACTAGAAGGAATTCAAAAAGTAACCCCTATTCTATCTCAGGAAGGAATTGCCGGGGACGCCATTGAAGGAGCGATTAAAGAAGTAGAAGATTTTCCTTATTTTAAATCTGTAGGATATGGTGGTCTTCCAAACGAAAAAATGGAAGTGGAACTGGATGCCGCTTATTTAGATGGAAGTCGTTTTGATTTTGGAGCAGTATGTGCGATTAAAAACTTTGCCAATCCAATTTCGATTGCAAGAGAACTCAGCCATTATAAAGTGAATAATGTACTCGTAGGACAGGGAGCACAAGAATTTGCTAGAAGCCGTCATTTTGAAGAAAAAGAGATGTTGACGGACCGGGCCAAAATTCATTATCATAATCGCTTAAAGGATCTAGAGCAAGAGCAACTTTCTCCATATGCAGGCCATGATACTGTAGGGATGGTAGCGTTAGATACGCATGGAGATATGGTTGCTGGAACGTCCACTAGCGGACTTTTTATGAAGAAACCTGGTCGAGTGGGCGATTCTGCGTTCATTGGCTCAGGACTTTATGTCGATAGTACCATCGGCGGTGCAACGGCGACTGGACTAGGGGAGGATTTGATGAAGGGAGTTATTTCTTACGAAATCGTCCGATTAATGAAAGAAGGACTCTCTCCTCAAAAAGCGTGTGAAAAAGCGGTGAAAGAGTTGGATGATCGGCTAAAGAGAACGAGAGGAGAAGCAGGGGATATTTCAGTGGTTGCGATGAATCGAAATGGAGATTTTGGTGCAGCGACGAATATAGATAATTTTTCATTCGTTGTAGCTACCAAATCATTAGCACCAACGGTATTCCGAGTACATCCACAACCAGACGGCACAATGTCTCATGAGTTAGCGTCTAAAGAATGGTTGGAATCGTATTTAGAAGAAAGAATGAAGCCTTTGGAGGTTAAAGAATGA
- a CDS encoding GrdB-related putative oxidoreductase has protein sequence MRVLLLFDQIQAGYGGKERADTELGLEKGGIGSFLMFKDEFTKAGLSALATIYCGPDYFQAHKEEVIHKIHNLILKTKAEVLFAGPCFNYDTYAQMAAEIALAVQEQTDCKPYVICSKENEETIANFKDKIIMLEMPKKGAVGLREALSGAIAIISGEKEARMQQFQ, from the coding sequence ATGCGAGTGTTATTACTTTTTGATCAAATTCAAGCAGGATATGGTGGAAAGGAACGCGCAGATACGGAACTAGGATTAGAAAAGGGAGGAATCGGCTCCTTTTTAATGTTCAAGGATGAATTTACAAAAGCAGGATTAAGTGCGCTAGCGACGATTTATTGTGGGCCTGACTATTTTCAAGCGCATAAAGAAGAGGTCATCCATAAGATTCATAATCTTATTTTGAAAACGAAAGCAGAGGTACTATTTGCAGGCCCGTGCTTTAATTATGATACGTATGCTCAAATGGCTGCGGAAATTGCATTAGCCGTACAAGAACAAACGGATTGTAAACCCTATGTGATTTGTTCAAAAGAAAATGAAGAAACGATTGCGAATTTTAAAGATAAAATCATTATGTTAGAAATGCCTAAAAAAGGAGCAGTAGGGTTGCGCGAAGCTTTAAGTGGGGCCATTGCGATTATTAGCGGCGAAAAAGAAGCGCGGATGCAACAATTTCAATAA
- a CDS encoding PTS sugar transporter subunit IIC, which translates to MFSKLEKVMGRVAEKLSTNKVLVAIRDGFLVATPLIIVASIFLVIANFPVPGYSEFIAQFFGQGWEKSMDAVIDSTFSILAVLGAVGIGYAYAKQLESDPIAGGALSLVCFLIMTPKVHPDFVNATTNKVFNGFSLGHLGSAGMFLAMITAIVSVRIFVFVQKRGWVIKLPDGVPPAVYQSFAALIPSMFAMFFFFAVYLLFSLTEYQYAHTFIYKILQAPLLGFGRNIFFEPIYQFLSTLFWFFGINGPAVTNTVFNPIHLALTTENLEAFKAGLPLPNIFTGPFGDFFGNFGGGGSTLSLVFLMVFLAKSERMKKLGRLAIIPGIFGINEMVTFGLPVVLNPIIAIPFILTPLVNIGLSTLATLWGIIPYTTGASLPWTTPFFFSGWLSTGSIVAGFFQIGLIIIGCLIYYPFFKALDKQYLHEEENAGMLKGDELDDVDLNDLSFDDL; encoded by the coding sequence ATGTTTTCTAAGTTAGAAAAAGTAATGGGTAGAGTTGCTGAAAAACTTAGTACGAACAAAGTGCTCGTAGCTATTCGTGACGGTTTCTTAGTAGCAACACCATTAATTATTGTGGCATCTATTTTCTTAGTGATTGCAAATTTCCCTGTTCCTGGATACAGCGAATTTATAGCCCAATTCTTTGGACAAGGCTGGGAAAAATCAATGGATGCGGTGATTGATTCAACATTTAGTATTCTTGCTGTACTAGGTGCTGTTGGTATTGGGTATGCTTATGCGAAGCAATTAGAAAGTGATCCGATTGCAGGGGGAGCATTATCCCTAGTCTGCTTCTTAATTATGACACCTAAAGTTCATCCCGATTTTGTGAATGCAACTACCAACAAAGTGTTTAATGGATTCTCTCTAGGACATTTAGGATCTGCAGGGATGTTCTTAGCAATGATTACAGCGATTGTTTCAGTTCGCATTTTCGTCTTTGTTCAAAAACGCGGTTGGGTCATTAAATTACCAGATGGGGTACCACCAGCAGTTTATCAATCATTTGCAGCATTGATCCCAAGTATGTTTGCAATGTTCTTCTTCTTTGCAGTGTACTTATTATTCTCATTAACAGAGTATCAATATGCACATACATTCATTTACAAGATTTTACAAGCACCATTATTAGGGTTTGGTAGAAATATCTTCTTTGAACCAATCTATCAGTTCCTATCTACATTGTTCTGGTTCTTTGGTATTAATGGACCTGCCGTAACGAATACGGTATTTAATCCAATTCACTTAGCTTTAACAACAGAAAACTTAGAAGCGTTCAAAGCAGGACTTCCATTACCAAATATCTTTACAGGTCCATTTGGGGACTTCTTTGGAAACTTTGGTGGTGGAGGTAGTACTTTATCACTAGTATTCCTTATGGTCTTCCTTGCTAAATCAGAACGAATGAAGAAACTAGGTCGATTAGCCATCATTCCTGGTATCTTTGGAATTAATGAAATGGTTACATTTGGTTTGCCTGTTGTATTAAACCCAATTATTGCAATTCCATTCATATTAACACCTTTAGTAAATATTGGATTATCAACACTTGCGACCTTATGGGGAATCATTCCTTATACGACGGGGGCATCTCTTCCTTGGACAACTCCATTCTTCTTCTCAGGTTGGTTATCAACCGGTAGCATTGTAGCGGGATTCTTCCAAATTGGATTAATTATTATCGGATGCTTAATCTACTATCCATTCTTTAAAGCATTAGATAAACAATACTTACACGAAGAAGAAAATGCAGGTATGTTAAAAGGCGATGAGCTAGATGATGTTGACTTAAACGACTTATCTTTTGATGATTTGTAA
- a CDS encoding PTS sugar transporter subunit IIB: MKRIYLFCNAGMSTSLVASKMQEVADKHNLPLEIKAFPDPKLDAIYEQYHPDVILLGPQVKFKFNVVRDKYEPKGVPVDVINLEDYGNVDGERILKRAIQLLKSKK, from the coding sequence ATGAAAAGGATTTATTTATTTTGTAATGCGGGAATGTCCACAAGTTTAGTGGCAAGTAAAATGCAAGAAGTTGCAGATAAGCATAATTTGCCGTTAGAAATAAAAGCGTTTCCAGATCCAAAACTAGATGCTATTTATGAACAATATCATCCAGATGTTATTTTATTAGGGCCGCAAGTGAAATTTAAATTTAATGTGGTACGGGATAAATATGAACCAAAAGGCGTTCCAGTAGATGTTATCAATTTGGAAGATTACGGGAATGTCGATGGAGAACGTATTTTAAAAAGAGCTATACAATTATTGAAATCAAAAAAATAG
- a CDS encoding PTS lactose/cellobiose transporter subunit IIA, whose amino-acid sequence MEGIELVCFKMISALGAAKSSFMEAIQEAKLGNFDKARNCIEEGSNFQVEGHEAHFGLLQQETSGDPVTLSLLLVHAEDQLMSAEFLKITAEEIIALYERLEAIK is encoded by the coding sequence ATGGAAGGTATCGAATTAGTCTGTTTCAAGATGATTAGTGCCTTGGGGGCTGCAAAATCCAGTTTTATGGAAGCTATCCAAGAGGCTAAATTAGGAAACTTTGATAAAGCTAGAAATTGTATTGAAGAAGGTTCCAATTTTCAAGTGGAAGGCCATGAAGCGCATTTTGGTCTTTTACAACAGGAAACTTCTGGAGATCCAGTGACATTATCATTGCTATTGGTCCATGCAGAGGATCAATTAATGAGTGCAGAATTTCTAAAGATTACCGCAGAAGAAATTATTGCGCTATATGAACGTTTAGAAGCTATCAAATAA